One Pseudomonas sp. HOU2 genomic window carries:
- the hmgA gene encoding homogentisate 1,2-dioxygenase, which produces MNLDSNASELAYQSGFGNEFSSEALPGALPIGQNSPQKAPYGLYTELLSGTAFTMTRSEARRTWMYRIQPSANHPAFVKLERQLAGGPLGEVTPNRLRWNPLQIPAEPTDFIDGLVGMVANSAAEKPAGISIYNYTANRSMERVFYNADGELLLVPQLGRLRIATELGVLDVAPLEIAVLPRGLKFRVELLDPQARGYVAENHGAPLRLPDLGPIGSNGLANPRDFLAPVAAYENLQQPTTLVQKFLGQLWGTELDHSPLNVVAWHGNNVPYKYDLRRFNTIGTVSFDHPDPSIFTVLTSPTSVHGLANLDFVIFPPRWMVAENTFRPPWFHRNLMNEFMGLIHGEYDAKAEGFVPGGASLHSCMSAHGPDGETCTKAINADLKPAKIDNTMAFMFETSQVLRPSRFALDCPQLQSTYDACWATLPATFDPTRR; this is translated from the coding sequence ATGAACCTCGATTCAAACGCGTCGGAGCTGGCGTACCAGTCCGGTTTCGGCAACGAATTCAGCAGTGAAGCGTTGCCCGGCGCCTTGCCCATCGGCCAGAACTCCCCGCAGAAAGCCCCCTACGGCCTCTACACCGAATTGCTCTCCGGCACTGCGTTCACCATGACCCGCAGTGAAGCCCGGCGCACCTGGATGTACCGGATTCAGCCGTCGGCCAATCACCCGGCGTTCGTCAAACTCGAGCGGCAACTGGCCGGCGGTCCACTGGGTGAAGTAACCCCCAATCGCCTGCGCTGGAACCCGCTGCAGATCCCGGCCGAGCCAACCGACTTCATCGATGGCCTGGTCGGTATGGTCGCCAACTCGGCGGCGGAAAAGCCTGCGGGCATCAGCATCTACAACTACACCGCCAACCGTTCGATGGAGCGGGTGTTCTACAACGCCGACGGTGAACTGCTGCTGGTGCCGCAACTGGGGCGGCTGCGCATTGCCACCGAACTGGGTGTGCTGGACGTCGCGCCGCTGGAGATTGCCGTGCTGCCGCGTGGCCTGAAATTCCGCGTCGAGCTGCTTGATCCGCAGGCGCGCGGTTACGTCGCCGAGAACCACGGCGCGCCACTGCGCCTGCCCGATCTGGGGCCGATCGGCAGCAACGGTCTGGCCAATCCACGGGACTTCCTCGCGCCGGTCGCCGCTTATGAAAACCTGCAGCAGCCGACGACGCTGGTGCAGAAGTTCCTCGGCCAGTTGTGGGGCACCGAGCTCGATCATTCGCCGCTGAACGTGGTCGCCTGGCACGGCAACAACGTGCCGTACAAATATGATCTGCGCCGTTTCAACACCATCGGCACCGTGAGTTTCGATCACCCGGATCCGTCGATCTTCACCGTGCTGACGTCGCCGACCAGCGTGCACGGTCTGGCCAACCTCGACTTCGTGATCTTCCCGCCACGCTGGATGGTCGCCGAGAACACCTTCCGTCCACCGTGGTTCCACCGCAACCTGATGAACGAATTCATGGGCCTGATCCACGGTGAGTACGACGCCAAGGCTGAAGGCTTCGTGCCCGGCGGTGCCTCGCTGCACAGCTGCATGAGCGCCCACGGCCCGGATGGCGAGACCTGCACCAAAGCGATCAACGCCGACCTCAAGCCAGCGAAGATCGATAACACCATGGCCTTCATGTTCGAGACCAGTCAGGTGCTGCGCCCAAGCCGCTTCGCCCTCGACTGCCCGCAACTGCAATCCACTTACGACGCCTGCTGGGCCACGCTGCCCGCCACGTTCGACCCGACCCGGAGATAA
- the fahA gene encoding fumarylacetoacetase codes for MTQTSITRSWVASANGHADFPLQNLPLGVFSTGGSAPRAGVAIGEHIFDLQVALEAGLFDGPARSAVEAMHGGLLNAFFDLGREARVALRSRLLELFSEGSSHRGAIEAQGVKLLPLAADCQMHLPARISDYTDFYVGIDHAQNVGKLFRPDNPLLPNYKHVPIGYHGRASTVRASGTDVRRPKGQTLPAGANEPAFGPCARLDYELELGIWIGQGNDMGEPIAIGDAAEHIAGFCLLNDWSARDIQAWEYQPLGPFLSKSFITSVSPWVVTAEALEPFRTAQPARPEGDPQPLPYLFDKRDQDGGAFDIELEVLLLTAAMREQNLPAHRLTLSNTRYMYWTVAQMVAHHSVNGCQLQAGDLFGSGTLSGPENGQFGSLLEITEGGKKPIELASGEVRKFLEDGDEIILRARCARDGFASIGFGECRGKVLAAR; via the coding sequence ATGACTCAGACTTCCATCACCCGCAGCTGGGTTGCTTCGGCCAACGGCCACGCGGACTTCCCGTTGCAGAACCTGCCGCTCGGTGTGTTCAGCACTGGCGGCTCGGCGCCGCGCGCGGGCGTGGCGATCGGTGAACATATTTTCGATTTGCAGGTGGCGCTTGAAGCCGGCCTGTTCGACGGCCCGGCACGCAGCGCGGTCGAAGCCATGCACGGCGGCCTGCTGAATGCCTTCTTCGACCTCGGTCGCGAAGCCCGCGTAGCCTTGCGCAGCCGTTTGCTGGAATTGTTCAGCGAGGGCAGCAGCCACCGCGGCGCCATCGAAGCCCAGGGCGTGAAACTGCTGCCACTGGCGGCCGATTGTCAGATGCACCTGCCGGCGCGCATCAGCGATTACACCGACTTCTACGTCGGCATCGATCACGCGCAGAACGTCGGCAAACTGTTCCGCCCGGACAACCCGCTGCTGCCGAACTACAAACACGTGCCGATCGGTTACCACGGTCGCGCCTCCACGGTGCGCGCCTCCGGCACCGACGTGCGCCGCCCGAAAGGCCAGACCCTGCCGGCCGGTGCGAATGAACCGGCCTTCGGCCCTTGCGCCCGACTGGACTACGAACTGGAACTGGGCATCTGGATCGGTCAGGGCAACGACATGGGCGAGCCGATTGCCATCGGTGATGCTGCCGAACACATCGCCGGTTTCTGTCTGCTCAACGACTGGTCGGCCCGCGATATCCAGGCCTGGGAATACCAGCCGCTGGGGCCGTTCCTGTCCAAGAGTTTTATCACCAGCGTCTCGCCATGGGTTGTCACTGCTGAAGCGCTGGAGCCGTTCCGCACCGCGCAACCGGCGCGCCCGGAGGGTGATCCGCAGCCGCTGCCTTATCTGTTCGACAAGCGCGATCAGGACGGCGGCGCTTTCGACATCGAGCTGGAAGTGCTGCTGCTCACCGCAGCCATGCGTGAACAGAATCTGCCGGCCCATCGCCTGACCCTGAGCAACACCCGCTACATGTACTGGACCGTCGCGCAAATGGTCGCGCACCACAGCGTCAACGGTTGCCAGTTGCAGGCCGGTGACCTGTTCGGTTCGGGCACCTTGTCCGGTCCGGAAAACGGTCAGTTCGGCAGCCTGCTGGAAATCACCGAGGGCGGTAAAAAGCCGATCGAACTGGCCTCCGGCGAAGTGCGCAAATTCCTCGAAGACGGCGACGAAATCATCCTGCGCGCGCGTTGCGCCCGTGACGGTTTTGCCTCGATCGGCTTCGGCGAATGCCGCGGCAAAGTGCTGGCGGCGCGCTGA
- the maiA gene encoding maleylacetoacetate isomerase, with translation MDLYTYYRSTSSYRVRIALALKGLDYTALPVNLIAPSGGEHHQAAYLAINPQGRVPALRTDEGELLIQSPAIIEYLEERYPQRPLLPEDLAARAHVRGVAAVIGCDVHPLHNVSVLNHLRQLGHEEPQVVEWIAHWISQGLATVEQLIGDSGFCFGEWPCVADVYLIPQLYAAERFGVSLEAYPRIRRVAALAVEHPAFIKAHPANQPDTP, from the coding sequence ATGGATCTCTACACCTATTACCGCTCGACCTCGTCATACCGGGTGCGCATCGCCCTGGCGCTGAAGGGGCTCGACTACACCGCGCTGCCGGTTAACCTGATCGCGCCGTCCGGGGGCGAGCACCACCAGGCGGCGTATCTGGCGATCAACCCGCAGGGTCGGGTGCCGGCCTTGCGCACGGATGAAGGCGAGTTGCTGATTCAGTCGCCAGCGATCATCGAATACCTGGAAGAACGTTATCCACAACGGCCGTTGTTGCCCGAAGACCTCGCCGCCCGCGCCCACGTGCGCGGTGTGGCGGCGGTGATCGGCTGCGACGTGCATCCGCTGCACAACGTCAGCGTGCTCAATCACCTGCGTCAGTTGGGCCACGAAGAGCCGCAGGTGGTGGAGTGGATCGCGCACTGGATCAGTCAGGGGTTGGCGACTGTCGAGCAATTGATCGGTGACAGCGGTTTCTGTTTCGGTGAGTGGCCTTGTGTAGCGGATGTTTATCTGATTCCGCAGTTGTATGCGGCGGAGCGGTTCGGTGTTTCGCTGGAGGCTTATCCACGGATTCGGCGGGTGGCGGCGCTGGCGGTAGAGCATCCGGCGTTCATCAAGGCGCATCCGGCCAATCAGCCGGATACCCCTTAA